CGTGGAGTGATTGTGGGGACTCTGCACCTGCATGGAACAGAACAGATCGGTGTAGGTGGTGTTTGGCAGGATGCCGTTGCGGAGGTTCGCCAGGGTCCTCGGCTCGGCTGGGTTCCAGACGTCGACCTCCATCTGGCCGCCCTGGGTGACCGAGCTGTTGCCGGACCAGTCGTACGGCGTGGTGTCGTTGCCCCAGCCGCCGACGCTGCCGAAGGACTGCACCTTGCCGTCCGAGGTCAGCGCCATGTTGATCGGCATCAGCGGCCACGGCGTGACGCCGCTCCAGGCGCCGGCGCTGTCCTTGGCCGGCGGCGAGCAGTCCGCGGGCAGCAGCCCGGCGGCGTACGCGATGCCGTTCTTGATCTGGGTCCGCATCACCGGCTCGGCGTACGCCGTGCCCTCGTGACCCATGCCGGTGTACCAGGACCGGCCGGCGTCGATCTCCTGGCACCAGGTGATCGGGTGCAGGGTGCCGTTCTGCCCCCCGCCGTACGACGACTCGTCGGCCTGGAGCAGGGTGCGGACGTTCGGCGCCGGGTTGACGACCCAGTCGTACCACTCGTCGCTGCGGGTGAAGCTGTCCGGCAGGCCCTGCGTCAGTGGGTGGCTGGGATCGGGGGCGAACACTCGGCCCGGTCGGACGGCAGGGTTCTCCGGATGCCCCTCGGACACGGCGCCGACGAGGCGGGCGTAGAACGGGTTGACGTCGTGCTCGCTCTCGCCGACCGACCAGCCGGCGTAGTGGATGCCCAGGTAGCCACCGCCGCCGCGGATGTAGGCCTCGAGCGCGGCGCGTTGCTCGGTGTTGAAGAGCACGCCGCCGGTCTGCGCGAAGACCACGGCGTCCTTGGTGGCGAGGTTGTCGGTGGTGAAGGCCGTCGGGCTGTCGGTCTCCTGGATGTTCACCGGCTGGCCGTACTGCGTGCCGAGCTCGGTGGTCAGGTCCCGCACGGCCTGCCGCGCCTGCACGTTGGAGGCGTGGAAGTTGGGCTTGTAGAACAACAGGACGTTGAGCTGGCCGTCATCGGCGGCGACGGCCGCGGCTGGAGCTTTGGCGGCGGCCGAGGCCGCCGTACCGACGGTGAGCGCCAGCGCGACGAGCACTGCGACGACGCGGGCGAAGAGGCGGACGGGGGCTGATCTGCTGGTTGTGATCATGTGAGGTCACCCTGGGATCGGCGGAGGTGGCGCGGGTAGGGAGATGACGTTCAGCGGAGTTCGGCGATGACGGTCTTCAGCTCGGTGTAGTCGTCCAGACCGAACGACCCGAGTTCGCGGCCCCAGCCCGACTGCTTGAAGCCACCGCGCGGCAGGGTGACGTCATCGGCGTGCCAGGTGTTGAGCCAGACCGTGCCTGCGCGGAGGCGACCGCCGACGCGGTGCGCGGTCCCGAGATCCTTGGACCAGACTCCGGCCGCGAGGCCGTAGACCGTGTTGTTGGCGGCCGCGACCACCTCGTCCTCGGTGTCGAAGGGGACCGCGGTCACGACGGGGCCGAAGATCTCGTCGGTCTGCACGGCCATCTGCTCGGTCACGGAGGTGATCAGCGTCGGCGCGACGAAGTAGCCGCGGTCACCGACGGCGTCGGCACTGCCCGCGTTGAGTACGGCGCCCTCCCGCACCGCCCCGCGGATGTAGCCGAGCACCTTCGCGTGCTGCTCCTCGGAGACGAGCGGACCCATGTGGGACCCGGGGTCGAAGCCGTCGCCGACCTTGATGGCACGCGCGGCCGCGGCCACGCCCTCCACGACCTGGTCGAAGACGCCGCGCTGCACGTACAGGCGCGAGCCGTTGACGCAGCACTGGCCCTCGTTGAAGTAGCCACCCAGCACCGCACCGGCGACCGCGGCGTCGAGGTCCGCGTCGTTGAAGATGATGTTGGGAGCCTTGCCGCCGAGCTCGAGCGAGACCTTCTTCAGGTTGCCCGAGGCGGCCGCGGCGATCTTCTTGCCGACCTCGGTGCTGCCGGTGAAGGCGACCTTGTCGACCCCGTGGTGCTCGACCAGCGCGGCTCCGGTCTCGCCGAAGCCGGGCACGACGTTGACGACACCGGCGGGCACACCGGCCTCGAGCAGAAGCTCGCCGAGGCGCAGCGCGGTCAGCGGGGTCTGCTCGGCCGGCTTGAGGATGACGGTGTTGCCCGCGGTGATGGCCGGGACGATCTTGAAGCAGGCCATCAGCAACGGGAAGTTCCACGGCACGATGCCCGCGACCACGCCGATCGGTTCACGGCGGGTGTAGGCGTGGAACTCTGCCCCAGGCACGGACATCGGAATGCTGGTGCCCTCCATCTTGGTCGCCCAGCCCGCGAAGTAGCGGAACAGCTCGGCGGCAGTCGCGACGTCCCCGTCGCGAGCCGCCTCGACGCGCTTGCCGTTGTCGAGCGCCTCCAGTTGCGCCAGCTCGTCGGCGTGGGCCTCGATCAGGTCACCGATGCGCCACAGCAGGTGCGAGCGGTCGCGAGGTGTCAGCTTCGACCAGGGTGACGGCGACTCGAACGCGGTCCGCGCCGCCACGACCGCGCGGTCGACGTCGACCGCCGACGCCTGCGCGACCTGGACCAGCACCTCCTCGGTCGAGGGGTTGACGGTGGCGAAGGTCTTGCCGTCCTTGGCATCCACCCATTCACCGTCGATGAGCAGCTGCTTGGGCGAGGACAGGAACGAGCGGACGGCGGGCAGAAGAGTGGAGTTCTCGTGGGGCATGGTGGCCTTCCGTAGGTGTGGACTGGCGAACGGACGCGATGGCAGGACGGAACCGGGCGTGGCTACTTGATGATCAGCACCTTCGAACGGTCGAGAGTGAGTGCGACGGCGGCGACGATGATCGCGCCGTACAGGATCTGCTCGTAGGCGGACGGGACGCCGACGATCGGCAGGCCCACCCGAAGCAGCGTCACGACGAGCGCCCCGGCGAGGCTCCGCCAGACGCTGCCGTGGCCGCCCGTGATCGCCGTACCGCCGACGACGATCGCTGCCACGGCCGGCAGCAGCAGGTTGTCGGCCATGGTGGGGCTGCCGCTGAACTGGCGCGAGACCAGCATCACCGCGGCGAGACCGGCGCAGGCACCGGAGACGCAGAACGCACCGATCTTCACCAGGTCGACGGGCGTGCCGGCCAGCCGCGCCGCCGACTCGGAGTAGCCGGTGGCGGAGATCCAGCTGTGCAGTGGTGTTGCCTTCAGAATCACGGAGATCAGCGCGACGACGATCAGCGCCACGGCCAACGACATCGGCACGTATCCCCCGACGTACAGGTCCAGCCAGCTGATCGTCGAGTCGTCCACGACCCGCACGGTGCCGGCCCCGGAAACGACGAGGGCCACCGCGGAGAAGATGCTCAGTCCGCCCAGGGTGACGATGAAGGACGGTATCCGGAGTAGTACGTGCGCCACGCCCTGCACCGCGCCGATCGCCGCCGCGACCAGGATCACGGCGGGCGTGGCGAGTGCGCCGAGGTCCGGTAGCCACAGGGCGAGGAGGACGGTCGACACCGAGGCCAGCGCCGCGATGGACAGATCGATGCCACCGCAGAGGACGACGAGGGTCGCCCCCGCGGCGAGCACGATCAGGGGCGCGGCCGTCCGCGCGGCCGCGGTCAGGCTCCGCTGGGTCAGGAACTCCGGGTCGGCGATGGTCAGGGCGGCCAGCAGCACCGCCAGGGCGATGAGCGGCATGAACGAGGTGAGTCGCTGGGCCGGACCGGGACCACCCTTCAGGGCCGGCCCGGCGGTCGGCTTCACGGTGACGGGGGTACTCATACCATCTCTTTCACGAGGTCGAGAGGGCTCGGCTTACCGCCGTTCGGGCAGGCGACCTCGGCCGCCACCCGTCCGTCGTTCATGACCAGGATCCGGTCGGCCATGCCGATGGCCTCCTCGAGGCTGTCGGCCAGCAGCAGGGTGGCCACTCCACTCGCGGCGAGTTCGCGCATCAGCCGGTACACCTCCGACCGGGCCCCGATGTCGAGACCACGCGTGGGG
The Kribbella italica DNA segment above includes these coding regions:
- a CDS encoding ABC transporter permease, giving the protein MSTPVTVKPTAGPALKGGPGPAQRLTSFMPLIALAVLLAALTIADPEFLTQRSLTAAARTAAPLIVLAAGATLVVLCGGIDLSIAALASVSTVLLALWLPDLGALATPAVILVAAAIGAVQGVAHVLLRIPSFIVTLGGLSIFSAVALVVSGAGTVRVVDDSTISWLDLYVGGYVPMSLAVALIVVALISVILKATPLHSWISATGYSESAARLAGTPVDLVKIGAFCVSGACAGLAAVMLVSRQFSGSPTMADNLLLPAVAAIVVGGTAITGGHGSVWRSLAGALVVTLLRVGLPIVGVPSAYEQILYGAIIVAAVALTLDRSKVLIIK
- a CDS encoding aldehyde dehydrogenase family protein, with the translated sequence MPHENSTLLPAVRSFLSSPKQLLIDGEWVDAKDGKTFATVNPSTEEVLVQVAQASAVDVDRAVVAARTAFESPSPWSKLTPRDRSHLLWRIGDLIEAHADELAQLEALDNGKRVEAARDGDVATAAELFRYFAGWATKMEGTSIPMSVPGAEFHAYTRREPIGVVAGIVPWNFPLLMACFKIVPAITAGNTVILKPAEQTPLTALRLGELLLEAGVPAGVVNVVPGFGETGAALVEHHGVDKVAFTGSTEVGKKIAAAASGNLKKVSLELGGKAPNIIFNDADLDAAVAGAVLGGYFNEGQCCVNGSRLYVQRGVFDQVVEGVAAAARAIKVGDGFDPGSHMGPLVSEEQHAKVLGYIRGAVREGAVLNAGSADAVGDRGYFVAPTLITSVTEQMAVQTDEIFGPVVTAVPFDTEDEVVAAANNTVYGLAAGVWSKDLGTAHRVGGRLRAGTVWLNTWHADDVTLPRGGFKQSGWGRELGSFGLDDYTELKTVIAELR